In Primulina huaijiensis isolate GDHJ02 chromosome 6, ASM1229523v2, whole genome shotgun sequence, a single window of DNA contains:
- the LOC140978598 gene encoding ADP-ribosylation factor GTPase-activating protein AGD3-like — translation MHFAKLDDSPMFRKQIQTLEESSESLRERCLKFYKGSRKYTEGLGEEYDGDIAFASALETFGGGHNDPISVAFGGPVMTKFTIALREIGTYKEVLRSQVEHILNERLLQFVNLDLQDVKEARKRFDKASLLYDQAREKFLSLRKGTRSDVATLLEEELHHAQSIFEQARFNLVTALSTVEAKKRFQFLEAVSETMAAHLRYFKQGYELLHQMEPYINQVSTYAKQSRERSNYGQAALNERMQEYKRQIDRESRWSSNGFNGSPNGDGIQAIGKSSHKMIEAIMQTAAKGKVQTIRQGYLSKRSSSLRGDWKRRFFVLDSRGMLYYYRKQNSKPSGSGTQLVNQRNSSELGSGLLNRWLSSHYHGGVHDEKSVAHHTVNLLTSTIKVDADQSDLRFCFRIISPTKNYTLQVLHAESSLDQMDWIEKITGVIASLLSSQAPVRCLADSPMGSGHNRSTSESSSCESADFDHGAVEDYTSDRFASVHTDRPLRSSQQHRASLKFEKPIDALRKVCGNDKCADCGSPDPDWASLNLGVLVCIECSGVHRNLGVHISKVRSLTLDVKVWEPSVINLFQSLGNTFANSVWEELLQSKGVFQVDLGSTSLYRPNKQQMLYFNKPNSADSICMKEKFIHAKYAEKVFARKPKQNHPVAQQMWDAVRADDKKALYWFLVNSEPDLNAFTEQVTCNSSLTLAKVMMMQEQSALDPYSCCLDPELLQKTFTASINIASTGGGNNCMEDADGWYLLHLACETADVGMIELLLQYGANINAVDSRGQTPLHRCIIRGKSSLVKLLLTRGADHQAVDDQGKTPLQLAVESKTEDSEVLALL, via the exons ATGCATTTTGCAAAGCTTGATGACTCTCCTATGTTTCGCAAACAG ATACAAACATTGGAGGAAAGTTCTGAATCTTTGAGGGAGAGGTGTCTAAAGTTTTACAAAGGAAGTCGGAAATACAC TGAAGGTCTGGGCGAGGAATATGATGGAGACATTGCTTTTGCTAGTGCGTTGGAAACTTTTGGTGGAGGGCATAATGATCCCATTAGTGTTGCCTTTGGAG GTCCTGTCATGACAAAGTTCACCATAGCACTGAGGGAAATTGGGACATATAAAGAAGTTCTTCGATCTCAG GTTGAGCACATACTGAATGAAAGATTGCTGCAGTTTGTGAACTTAGATTTACAAGATGTCAAG GAGGCACGAAAGCGCTTCGACAAGGCCAGTCTTCTTTATGACCAG GCTCGCGAAAAGTTTTTGTCATTGAGGAAAGGCACAAGGAGTGACGTAGCAACTCTTCTGGAGGAG GAGCTTCACCATGCTCAGTCCATTTTTGAGCAGGCTCGATTTAATCTG GTAACTGCTCTTTCAACCGTTGAAGCAAAAAAAAGATTTCAGTTCTTGGAAGCAGTTAGTGAAACAATGGCTGCTCACCTTCGTTATTTCAAACAG GGTTAtgagctgttgcatcaaatggaaCCCTATATTAACCAG GTATCAACTTACGCGAAGCAATCGAGGGAGAGATCTAATTATGGGCAGGCAGCTCTTAACGAGAGGATGCAAGAGTATAAAAGACAGATTGATAGAGAGAGCAGGTGGTCTTCAAATGGGTTCAATGGATCTCCAAATGGAGATGGAATACAAGCCATTGGAAAGAGTTCACATAAGATGATAGAGGCCATCATGCAAACTGCTGCAAAAGGAAAG GTTCAAACAATTAGACAAGGTTATCTCTCAAAACGTTCCTCGAGCCTGAGAGGTGATTGGAAAAGAAGGTTCTTTGTTCTCGATAGCAGAGGAATGCTGTACTACTATCGCAAACAAAATAGCAAACCTTCT GGGTCTGGTACTCAACTTGTGAATCAAAGGAATAGTTCTGAATTGGGTTCTGGATTACTCAATCGTTGGTTGTCTTCTCATTATCATGGTGGGGTACATGATGAGAAATCCGTGGCACATCACACTGTGAATCTGTTGACATCAACAATCAAAGTCGATGCTGATCAATCAGATTTAAGGTTTTGCTTTCGAATTATATCTCCAACAAAGAACTACACTTTGCAGGTCT TGCATGCAGAGAGTTCCCTGGATCAAATGGATTGGATTGAGAAAATTACGGGGGTGATTGCATCATTACTAAGTTCTCAGGCTCCTGTGAGG TGTTTGGCTGATAGTCCAATGGGCAGTGGTCATAATCGATCCACCAGCGAGAGTAGCTCATGTGAAAGTGCCGACTTTGATCATGGAGCAGTTGAAGATTACACATCCGATAGGTTTGCTTCTGTTCATACAGACCGCCCTTTGAGAAGTTCACAACAGCACAGAGccagtttaaaatttgagaagccAATTGATGCATTACGGAAAGTGTGTGGTAATGATAAATGTGCTGATTGTGGTTCTCCTGATCCAGATTGGGCATCTTTGAATCTTGGTGTTCTCGTCTGCATTGAATGCTCTGGTGTCCACCGAAATCTTGGAGTACATATATCTAAG GTTAGATCGCTGACTCTTGATGTCAAAGTTTGGGAACCATCAGTTATAAATCTATTTCAATCTCTGGGCAACACCTTTGCAAACTCGGTGTGGGAGGAATTACTGCAGTCAAAGGGTGTATTCCAGGTTGATCTTGGCTCAACAAG CTTGTATCGGCCTAATAAACAACAAATGCTTTACTTCAACAAGCCCAATTCTGCAGATTCAATTTGtatgaaagaaaaatttattcacGCCAAG TATGCGGAGAAGGTTTTTGCCCGGAAGCCCAAGCAAAATCATCCAGTGGCACAGCAAATGTGGGATGCTGTTCGTGCCGACGACAAGAAAGCCTTGTATTGGTTTCTTGTCAACTCTGAACCCGATCTAAATGCTTTTACCGAGCAAGTAACTTGCAACTCTTCTCTTACCCTTGCCAAAGTTATGATGATGCAAGAACAGTCTGCCCTCGACCCCTACTCGTGCTGCTTGGATCCTGAGCTGTTGCAAAAGACATTTACAGCCTCAATAAATATAGCAAGTACTGGTGGCGGCAATAATTGCATGGAGGATGCAGACGGGTGGTATTTGCTCCACCTTGCTTGCGAAACTGCAGATGTTGGAATGATAGAGCTTCTATTGCAGTATGGTGCAAACATAAATGCTGTTGATTCAAGGGGCCAGACTCCCCTCCATCGTTGTATCATTAGAGGCAAAAGTTCGTTGGTGAAGCTTCTTCTAACAAG AGGAGCCGATCATCAAGCTGTGGATGACCAAGGTAAAACCCCACTTCAGCTTGCGGTGGAATCAAAGACCGAGGACAGTGAGGTGCTGGCTTTACTCTGA
- the LOC140979216 gene encoding uncharacterized protein yields the protein MGVCFFTLMVDDEKEVYHNVYLPRKLGRDAVFRCKLTIQSRYKEVSEKIHRYLNNDERTHFFEQSAFGNLVRYYRDFNISSQIIWYLMSNQIVDSSSDDLWMVVRKRPVRFFLLEYCLITDLDCAIEPEDLSDRDVFGTTHFPGKSEIALSDLEGKINVEEHNENGIDVEKIKMASLYFCCAVFGEATRKKTMKIDPKFLRLVDDLDRFNHYPWGRVAYRDAVRCLKKDLLGRYNYLTEAQGRKEVDGSFLVGGFVLPLQILAYECYPSVAQKIARRRDVEGLMLPRMFQWVTNTWSSNRAPTGADIAAAFGGSPIDDCLGFLTPTPEELVSPYYTTGIFVDSAPDSVITRVLELWRQGETVICSEHPLESPSVQHTPSAHSSPVFSGNFYGDMSRSVQHTLSANASEDVSGTRSGDLNRSSSSTSSPMRTGPRVHFGLNPSRHPSPLEHRFERRLTALEDSVASMHVKMSAEFIETRASIRNINMALDDLKSSFNLGLDELRSSLTEQIRAGFDEMRSTILVHQDKDYSVAYSRGRKRKSSEADFGVDDNLAREIGSSSQTQHIFEPNLPVITEESSEDIQVTPDACMSGREATTSRVRPLAETVTLKVKTSLARVRASMLDRSPSMIRGFYAEYEKSYYGPMAIANSRVTFSHFGEALRGLLEMQLRHPEVMSPDVSLMDIDFYSSMSILVEDRDNVVNTDLVGKVKSSDPKWPCISWEKARRILIPVYRDRRWFLLKLVTGVNKCIIYDLQRRHDPNFKDLNEEIEPILINAARLLSIVGNNPHPERPWNIKLHDEYSAKIIHEDSGAFVLAVAGYSLSTKSAQLVLTLDEKLVSEFRYFLACNMFLNDWSLL from the exons ATGGGCGtttgtttttttactttgaTGGTCGACGATGAAAAAGAAGTCTACCATAAC GTTTATTTGCCGAGAAAACTTGGCAGAGATGCAGTGTTTCGATGCAAATTGACAATTCAATCGAGATACAAAGAGGTTTCTGAGAAAATTCATCGCTATTTGAACAACGACGAGAGAACCCATTTTTTCGAGCAGTCGGCTTTTGGTAATTTGGTTAGGTATTATAGAGATTTTAACATTTCCAGTCAAATTATATGGTATTTAATGAGTAATCAGATTGTTGATAGTAGTAGTGATGATTTGTGGATGGTGGTGCGCAAAAGGCCGgttagattttttttgttagAATATTGTTTAATAACGGATCTCGATTGCGCTATAGAGCCCGAAGATTTATCAGATAGAGATGTATTTGGCACCACACACTTTCCCGGTAAGTCTGAGATTGCTTTGAGTGATTTGGAGGGAAAGATTAATGTCGAAGAGCATAATGAGAATGGTATAGATGTGGAGAAGATAAAGATGGCTAGTCTATACTTTTGTTGTGCCGTATTTGGTGAGGCGACGAGGAAAAAGACGATGAAGATCGACCCTAAATTTTTGAGGCTTGTAGATGATTTGGATAGGTTCAACCATTATCCCTGGGGTAGAGTAGCCTATCGGGATGCTGTCCGATGTTTGAAGAAGGACCTTTTAGGGCGATATAATTATCTCACCGAGGCACAAGGTCGGAAAGAAGTTGACGGCAGCTTCCTTGTCGGCGGTTTTGTTCTACCTCTGCAG ATCCTTGCTTATGAATGTTATCCGAGCGTGGCACAAAAGATAGCAAGGAGAAGAGATGTGGAAGGTTTGATGTTGCCGAGGATGTTTCAGTGGGTGACTAACACATGGTCGTCAAACCGTGCCCCAACTGGCGCTGATATCGCTGCAGCCTTTGGTGGTTCTCCTATAGAT GATTGTCTTGGTTTTTTGACTCCTACTCCTGAGGAGCTAGTTTCACCTTATTACACGACCGGGATTTTTGTTGATTCTGCACCTGATTCGGTCATCACTCGGGTGCTCGAGCTCTGGAGGCAAGGTGAAACAGTCATATGTAGCGAGCACCCTTTAGAGTCTCCCTCAGTCCAGCACACGCCTTCTGCACATTCAAGTCCTGTTTTTTCCGGCAACTTTTATGGTGATATGAGTAGATCAGTCCAGCACACCCtttctgcaaatgcatctgagGACGTTTCCGGCACCCGTTCTGGTGATCTCAATAGATCCAGCTCTAGCACTAGTTCTCCAATGCGTACGGGTCCTAGAGTACACTTTGGACTCAATCCTTCCCGCCACCCGTCACCGTTGGAGCATCGTTTCGAGAGGCGGTTGACTGCCTTGGAGGATTCCGTTGCGTCTATGCATGTTAAGATGTCAGCAGAATTTATTGAGACCAGGGCGTCTATCCGGAATATAAATATGGCTTTAGATGACTTGAAATCGAGTTTCAATCTTGGTCTCGATGAGTTGAGATCGAGTTTGACTGAACAGATCAGAGCTGGTTTTGATGAGATGAGGTCTACCATTCTAGTGCATCAAGACAAAGATTATAGCGTAGCCTATAGCAGAGGGCGGAAGAGGAAATCATCCGAGGCCGATTTTG GTGTGGATGATAATCTGGCTAGGGAAATTGGCAGTAGTAGCCAAACACAACATATATTTGAGCCTAACCTTCCGGTCATTACAGAGGAGTCCTCAGAAG ATATTCAAGTGACTCCCGATGCGTGTATGTCAGGTCGCGAGGCGACCACGTCGAGAG TGAGGCCACTTGCGGAGACCGTGACACTGAAAGTAAAAACCTCGCTGGCGCGAGTTAGGGCATCGATGCTCGACCGTTCGCCAAGTATGATTCGAGGTTTTTATGCTGAATATGAAAAGTCGTACTACGGGCCCATGGCGATCGCAAACTCGCGTGTCACTTTCTCT CACTTCGGCGAAGCTCTCCGTGGATTGCTTGAGATGCAGCTCCGACATCCTGAAGTGATGTCGCCAGATGTGTCGTTGATGGACATAGATTTCTACAGTTCGATGTCAATATTGGTCGAAGATAGAGATAATGTTGTCAACACAGATCTAGTGGGGAAAGTGAAAAGCAGTGATCCAAAATGGCCTTGTATCTCGTGGGAGAAGGCACGAAGAATTCTCATCCCTGTCTATAGAGATAGGCGCTGGTTTTTGCTTAAACTTGTTACAGGGGTGAATAAGTGCATTATATATGACTTGCAGCGAAGGCACGATCCCAACTTCAAAGATCTGAATGAGGAAATAGAGCCTATACTTATAAACGCTGCTCGTCTGCTATCCATTGTCGGGAACAACCCACACCCCGAGAGGCCATGGAATATAAAGCTTCATGATGAATACAGTGCCAAGATTATACA CGAAGACTCTGGAGCATTTGTATTAGCCGTTGCTGGATACTCTTTGTCTACGAAGAGTGCGCAATTAGTACTAACTTTGGATGAAAAATTAGTATCTGAGTTCAGATATTTTTTAGCTTGTAATATGTTCCTTAATGATTGGTCATTGTTGTGA
- the LOC140979217 gene encoding uncharacterized protein codes for MPTVIVVHFDGKWENEELIYKWNAGPNAKFVAIPVDDDICDFENLKSELYRAGKLEDSAMLRMSYLLDLPCNIQPIYVENDHDLKAYFYLGCPRSRPVLQVEIERAVSVDFFDNVHENNCNFIEQRHFDDYFHLNIVSVDCNNITDFFDEAHNVDAMHVDRSNTDELYDEAQFPNREAVKKEIIRISLEACFEFETVKSSQKVYAVKCVVSDCKWRIWTSKIRNDSHAFSVRTYCNTHTCGLTGRRKKIRGASSAVVRDMLVDNFQGHPVPIVPKAVMAMMRNSMNADISYYKAWKGKELADNMLKGDPTKSFALLTCYLHMVEQMNRGSITDIFVDEENRFKYMFLAFGACVRGYRSMRKVVSIDGTWLKGKYNGVLLVASAQDGNYHQYPLAWGIVDVECTSSWSWFLTKLLEVVPDEDELVIISDRHQGIINAVSTVYRNAHHGHCTWHLSQNLKTRCKKKGATEMFLHIAKIYKPFEFDNAYNEFRNRYPEAAQFLDERDSLDRWTRAYCPKTRYNIMTTNGVESINARLLEERKLPIIALLDSLQKLASCWFARYRHASIASNTNLTPAIEGILRSRFTDAQGMQVFELGRLEFDVRDRGHSAIVDLESKRCTCRVFDIDRIPCAHAIAASWLAKIDIYDLCSEYYSTMSWCMAYSETVYPVPEENEWPRNINFPLVLPPLVEKRVGRRKQNRIPSIGEFSKR; via the exons ATGCCGACAGTTATTGTTGTTCATTTCGATGGGAAATGGGAAAATGAAGAGCTGATATATAAATGGAATGCAGGGCCAAATGCAAAGTTTGTTGCTATTCCAGTGGACGATgatatttgtgattttgaaaatttaaaaagtgaaCTATATAGAGCTGGAAAATTAGAAGACAGTGCCATGTTGAGGATGAGTTATCTTCTAGATTTGCCGTGCAACATTCAACCGATTTACGTAGAGAATGACCATGATTTGAAAGCATATTTTTATCTTGGTTGTCCGAGAAGTAGGCCAGTGCTTCAAGTTGAAATTGAACGTGCTGTTTCTGttgatttttttgataatgTGCACGAAAACAATTGCAATTTTATCGAACAGAGacattttgatgattattttcacTTGAATATTGTTTCTGTGGATTGTAATAACATCACTGACTTTTTCGACGAAGCACATAACGTGGATGCCATGCATGTGGATCGTAGTAACACAGACGAGTTATATGATGAAGCAC AATTTCCAAACCGAGAAGCAGTGAAAAAAGAGATAATTAGAATAAGTTTGGAAGCTTGCTTTGAATTTGAGACGGTTAAAAGTAGCCAAAAAGTGTACGCCGTAAAATGTGTAGTGTCTGATTGTAAGTGGAGAATCTGGACCTCAAAGATTAGGAATGATTCACATGCATTTTCTGTTCGGACCTATTGCAATACACACACATGTGGTTTGACTGGGAGACGAAAAAAAATCCGTGGAGCGAGTTCTGCTGTTGTTCGTGATATGTTGGTGGATAATTTCCAAGGTCATCCAGTGCCAATTGTACCAAAAGCGGTGATGGCGATGATGCGCAATAGTATGAATGCTGATATATCATACTACAAGGCTTGGAAAGGGAAAGAACTAGCAGACAATATGTTGAAAGGTGATCCTACGAAGAGTTTTGCTTTATTGACTTGTTATTTGCACATGGTTGAGCAGATGAATCGAGGAAGCATAACAGACATTTTTGTCGACGAGGAAAATCGATTCAAGTATATGTTTCTTGCCTTTGGTGCATGCGTTAGAGGATATCGAAGTATGCGGAAAGTTGTATCAATTGATGGTACGTGGTTGAAGGGCAAGTATAATGGTGTTTTACTGGTGGCATCGGCACAAGATGGAAATTATCACCAATATCCTTTGGCGTGGGGAATCGTAGATGTCGAGTGTACTTCTTCGTGGAGTTGGTTTTTGACGAAGTTGTTAGAAGTAGTACCAGACGAGGATGAATTGGTGATAATTTCAGACAGGCATCAAGGAATCATAAATGCGGTTTCTACTGTATATAGAAATGCGCATCATGGTCATTGTACGTGGCATTTATCCCAAAACCTGAAAACTAGATGCAAAAAGAAGGGTGCAACCGAAATGTTTTTGCACATTGCAAAAATTTATAAGCCATTCGAGTTTGATAATGCATACAATGAATTTAGGAATAGATATCCTGAGGCAGCGCAATTTTTGGACGAGAGAGATTCACTTGATAGATGGACTCGAGCATATTGTCCAAAGACCCGTTACAATATTATGACGACAAACGGGGTTGAGTCGATCAATGCTAGATTACTTGAAGAAAGGAAGCTGCCAATCATTGCACTTTTAGATTCTTTGCAGAAACTGGCCTCATGTTGGTTTGCCCGATATCGCCACGCATCAATTGCAAGTAACACTAATCTGACCCCTGCCATCGAGGGGATTCTTCGTAGTCGATTCACTGATGCCCAGGGAATGCAAGTTTTTGAATTAGGTCGTCTGGAGTTTGATGTTAGGGACCGTGGACATTCGGCCATAGTGGACCTGGAATCAAAAAGATGCACATGTCGAGTATTTGATATTGATAGAATTCCATGTGCTCATGCCATTGCAGCCAGTTGGTTAGCGAAAATTGATATATATGATCTGTGTTCAGAGTACTATTCTACGATGTCATGGTGCATGGCTTACTCAGAGACTGTTTACCCTGTTCCTGAAGAAAATGAATGGCCACGCAACATTAATTTTCCATTGGTCTTGCCTCCTTTGGTAGAGAAGAGGGTTGgtagaagaaaacaaaacagaATTCCTTCCATCGGCGAATTCAGCAAAAGATAG
- the LOC140978600 gene encoding trihelix transcription factor ASR3-like, with the protein MTLEQLSLAPGPIDGRADGRQPSGDDGVKIPRLPRWTRQEILVLIQGKRVAENRVKRGRLSGFGLGSGQAEPKWASVASYCKRHGVNRGPVQCRKRWSNLAGDFKKIKDWGSKAGDGAESFWLMRNDLRRERKLPGFFDKEVYDILDGVGGLGGGGDDKEEVAGELSLALAPATAAEAGDEAEALFDSGRSAVGDEGLFSDFEQSAREEEPPRNPDQNKETVAEKQSLPRVSPARGITSEKQPASDAEVRSTQEGRKRKRVGSDADGEATSVELQLIKALEKNGKLLGLQLEAHNSHLQLEREQRQENMNGLITVLNKLADALGRIADKL; encoded by the exons ATGACACTGGAGCAGCTTAGTTTAGCTCCGGGACCCATTGACGGTAGAGCAGACGGCCGTCAGCCTTCCGGCGATGATGGAGTCAAAATTCCGCGCTTGCCCCGTTGGACCCGACAAGAGATACTCGTACTCATACAAGGGAAAAGGGTGGCGGAGAATCGTGTCAAAAGGGGGCGGCTGTCTGGTTTTGGATTGGGTTCTGGCCAGGCCGAGCCTAAATGGGCATCCGTTGCATCATACTGTAAGAGACATGGAGTTAACCGCGGACCCGTTCAGTGCCGTAAGAGATGGAGCAATTTAGCCGGAGATTTTAAGAAGATTAAAGATTGGGGGTCCAAAGCAGGGGACGGAGCGGAGTCTTTTTGGCTGATGAGGAATGATCTGAGAAGGGAGAGAAAGTTGCCTGGCTTTTTTGACAAAGAGGTCTATGATATCCTGGATGGCGTAGGAGGCCTAGGTGGTGGAGGGGATGACAAGGAGGAGGTGGCTGGTGAATTATCTTTGGCTTTGGCACCTGCCACTGCGGCAGAGGCTGGTGATGAGGCGGAGGCGTTATTTGATAGTGGGCGGAGCGCGGTGGGGGATGAAGGGCTGTTCTCCGATTTTGAGCAGTCGGCTAGAGAGGAGGAGCCGCCAAGGAATCCCGATCAGAATAAAGAGACTG TGGCAGAGAAGCAGTCACTTCCCCGCGTATCACCTGCTCGAG GCATAACCAGTGAGAAACAACCTGCCTCTGATGCTGAGGTTAGAAGCACTCAAGAAGGACGTAAAAGAAAGAGAGTTGGATCGGATGCAGATGGGGAAGCTACATCTGTTGAGCTTCAGTTGATCAAAGCTTTAGAGAAAAATGGGAAACTGCTGGGCTTGCAACTTGAAGCTCATAACTCCCATCTTCAGTTGGAGAGGGAGCAACGCCAGGAGAATATGAATGGCTTAATAACAGTCCTCAACAAGCTTGCAGATGCCTTGGGAAGAATTGCTGATAAGTTGTAA
- the LOC140978601 gene encoding uncharacterized protein, translating into MVSIPKTALSPAHDFIRSTRSSQHPIICSVHLRDRTPASALIFSSSNFSMRFDHPIRSPSLIVKCSRIDGNGSSAEKTSLHDLYEKEGQSPWYDNLCRPITDLIPFIQIGVRGVTSNPAIFQKAISTSSAYNDQFRELVQSGKDIESAYWELVVKDIQDACKLFESIYDQTDGGDGYVSVEVSPRLADDSENTIEAAKWLHRWVDRPNVYIKIPATAACIPSIKEVIARGISVNVTLIFSLARYEAVIDAYLDGLEASGRSDLSRVTSVASFFVSRVDTLVDKMLEKIGTPEALDLRGKAANAQATLAYQLYQKKFSGTRWDSLVKKGAKKQRLLWASTSVKNPVYPDTLYVAPLIGPDTVSTMPDQALQAFIHHGSVARTIDSNVSEAEGIYGALEKLGIDWGYVGSQLELEGVDAFKKSFDSLLDTLQEKANSLKLVGL; encoded by the exons ATGGTTTCCATTCCCAAGACCGCACTTTCCCCAGCCCATGATTTTATTCGCAGCACCAGATCTTCACAGCACCCCATCATATGCTCTGTTCATCTCCGCGACCGAACCCCTGCTTCTGCTCTCATATTTTCATCTTCAAACTTCAGCATGCGCTTCGACCACCCCATTCGATCCCCCTCTTTGAT TGTCAAATGCTCAAGAATTGATGGGAATGGAAGCAGTGCCGAGAAAACCAGTCTTCATGATCTTTATGAGAAGGAAGGGCAGAGCCCATGGTATGATAATCTATGCCGTCCTATTACGGATCTTATCCCATTTATCCAAATTGGTGTCAGGGGCGTAACCAGCAATCCAGCG ATCTTCCAGAAAGCAATATCAACTTCAAGTGCATATAATGATCAATTCAG GGAGCTTGTTCAATCTGGAAAAGACATAGAAAGTGCGTACTGGGAACTTGTGGTGAAAGATATCCAAGATGCATGCAAACTGTTTGAGTCAATTTATGATCAAACAGATGGGGGTGATGGATATGTTTCTGTCGAAGTTTCACCCAGGCTTGCTGATGATTCTGAGAACACAATAGAGGCTGCTAAATGGCTTCATCGATGGGTTGATCGTCCTAATGTCTATATAAAAATTCCCGCTACAGCTGCATGTATCCCTTCCATTAAGGAAGTCATTGCACGAGGAATAAGTGTTAACGTGACA CTGATATTCTCGCTTGCTAGATATGAAGCAGTGATTGATGCTTACCTGGACGGTCTTGAGGCGTCTGGGCGCAGCGATCTGTCCCGAGTCACAAGTGTTGCTTCTTTCTTTGTTAGTCGAGTTGATACCCTTGTTGACAAGATGCTGGAGAAAATTGGAACACCTGAGGCACTTGATCTCAGAGGGAAG GCTGCGAATGCTCAAGCAACTCTTGCTTACCAGCTGTACCAAAAGAAATTCTCTGGTACAAGATGGGACTCTCTGGTAAAGAAAGGAGCCAAAAAGCAGAGGCTTCTGTGGGCCTCAACTAGTGTTAAGAATCCAGTTTATCCGGACACTCTATATGTGGCTCCTCTCATTGGACCAGACACA GTGTCCACCATGCCTGATCAAGCACTCCAAGCATTTATTCATCATGGTTCTGTGGCAAGGACAATTGACTCTAACGTGTCGGAAGCTGAAGGTATATATGGTGCGCTCGAGAAGTTGGGAATCGACTGGGGCTATGTTGGTTCGCAGCTTGAGCTGGAAGGAGTGGATGCCTTTAAGAAGAGCTTCGATAGCTTGCTTGACACCCTGCAAGAGAAAGCAAATTCTCTTAAACTAGTTGGTCTCTGA